The Candidatus Neomarinimicrobiota bacterium genome has a segment encoding these proteins:
- a CDS encoding HAD-IB family phosphatase produces MDKIQFSSIIFDFDNTLTGIEGVEYLAEIHGVGDEIRDMVDKTLNTYTVSPAMYEQRLDLIQPTREDVTSLAGEYKKHLLPGVKETVESLAKMGKSMYIISGGVRKAIVPVGEYLGIPAANVHAVDVYFDLEGDYIGFDKDSSLVTSAGKQQMIRTIAPEKPVVFIGDGANDIAVQDEVDRFIGFGGAEYRPPIEKACEYYVKEENFQSVLQYILTTEEYNTIEQNN; encoded by the coding sequence ATGGATAAAATACAATTTTCCAGCATCATATTTGATTTTGACAACACTCTGACGGGGATCGAAGGGGTAGAATATCTGGCTGAAATCCATGGGGTGGGCGACGAAATCCGGGACATGGTTGACAAAACATTAAATACGTATACCGTCAGTCCGGCAATGTATGAGCAGCGTCTCGATCTTATTCAACCAACCCGTGAAGATGTTACTTCTTTAGCTGGGGAATACAAAAAGCACTTGTTGCCGGGAGTGAAGGAGACCGTTGAATCGTTGGCCAAAATGGGGAAATCCATGTATATCATCAGCGGTGGTGTCCGGAAGGCCATTGTGCCGGTTGGCGAATATCTGGGTATTCCGGCGGCCAATGTTCACGCTGTCGATGTTTATTTTGACCTGGAAGGCGACTATATCGGATTTGACAAAGATTCATCTCTGGTCACATCTGCCGGAAAGCAACAGATGATTAGGACGATTGCCCCGGAAAAACCGGTTGTTTTTATCGGAGATGGGGCAAATGATATCGCCGTTCAGGATGAGGTGGATCGGTTTATTGGTTTTGGTGGAGCGGAATATCGCCCGCCTATCGAAAAAGCCTGTGAATATTACGTGAAAGAGGAAAATTTTCAATCTGTATTACAGTATATTTTAACGACGGAAGAGTACAACACAATTGAACAGAACAACTAA
- a CDS encoding L,D-transpeptidase family protein: protein MNKLHTGLSLLVLLAWIPLQAEPAYFPAVMNLSADSTSYILVVDKTDQEMHLIKSPRPGALEIIKTYRVTTGRVNGNKEVEGDLKTPEGIYRVIDLLPGENLLPKYGPLAFVLNYPNFADRKFGRTGGGIWIHGRDEEIQDFLTEGCVSLRNDQILELQQYITLRETQVVIEDSLQPLDSSGYERQIKEWESKIDTWADAWESGDTEQYFSFYSPIFRDGELDLEGFKRKKRSLERTYDWKRVNVKDAVVLSSETETKISFFQEYYCPNFYSEGVKTLTMIPNDHHWKIIGEDYTRTAPTLRKEAFLSAFVREWERKWESGNFNRYITLYDSTFHNKDYDYQGWYDYKQSVLSEADDISVDISDLTYRSSGDMEWEVSFKQDYRAADYSDYGRKTLRIYGYPDNLKIIAEDWRPLAQNE, encoded by the coding sequence ATGAATAAACTGCACACTGGACTGAGTTTGTTGGTACTTTTGGCGTGGATACCCTTGCAGGCTGAGCCAGCATATTTCCCAGCCGTGATGAATCTCTCTGCCGATTCCACCTCCTACATCCTGGTTGTTGATAAAACTGATCAGGAAATGCATCTCATTAAGAGTCCCCGACCGGGTGCATTGGAAATTATCAAAACGTATCGGGTCACTACTGGCCGGGTGAATGGGAATAAGGAGGTCGAAGGCGATTTAAAAACTCCCGAGGGGATTTATCGGGTTATTGACCTGTTACCCGGCGAAAATCTGTTACCGAAATACGGCCCGCTTGCATTCGTCCTGAACTATCCCAATTTCGCTGATAGAAAATTTGGTCGCACCGGTGGGGGTATCTGGATACATGGTCGGGATGAGGAAATCCAGGACTTTCTGACTGAGGGATGTGTCTCACTCCGGAATGATCAAATTCTCGAACTGCAGCAGTATATCACGCTCAGGGAAACCCAGGTGGTTATCGAAGATTCCCTGCAACCGCTTGATAGCAGCGGATACGAGCGGCAAATCAAGGAATGGGAGTCCAAGATCGACACCTGGGCTGACGCCTGGGAATCCGGAGATACGGAACAGTATTTTTCATTCTACTCCCCGATATTCCGGGACGGTGAATTGGACCTGGAGGGCTTTAAGCGCAAAAAACGATCTCTGGAACGCACCTATGACTGGAAACGAGTCAATGTTAAAGATGCCGTTGTACTTTCCTCCGAAACGGAAACCAAAATCTCATTTTTCCAGGAATACTATTGCCCGAACTTCTACAGCGAAGGCGTTAAAACACTCACGATGATCCCGAATGATCATCATTGGAAAATTATTGGAGAAGACTATACCAGAACGGCACCAACGTTGCGGAAAGAGGCATTTCTCAGTGCCTTTGTTCGGGAATGGGAACGGAAATGGGAGTCCGGAAACTTTAACCGTTACATTACTTTGTATGATTCCACATTCCACAATAAAGACTATGATTATCAGGGATGGTATGATTATAAACAGTCCGTACTCAGCGAAGCGGACGATATTTCCGTCGATATTTCAGATTTGACCTATCGCTCCTCGGGTGATATGGAATGGGAGGTCTCATTCAAGCAGGATTACCGCGCCGCAGACTACTCCGATTACGGCCGGAAGACCTTACGGATTTACGGATATCCTGACAATCTCAAGATAATTGCCGAAGACTGGAGACCTCTTGCGCAAAATGAATAA
- a CDS encoding alanine--glyoxylate aminotransferase family protein, whose product MKNVPSLFIPGPVNVRPEIFEAMSQPMIGHRAPEFSDLYRDVVEGIQSVLQTENRIYLSTSTATGLMESAVRNTVKKRCLNLVCGAFSLRWHQITDACGLESDSVGVDWGNAVKPDDVKMALDEADYDVVTVVHNETSTGVMNPLKSIVETIRENSDALILVDAVSSMSGVNIPVEDWGIDIVLASVQKAWGLPPGFAIMSVSDRALERSKSQPNKGYYFDFEVFEKYHQRAQTPSTASIPHLYGLQRQLELISDEGLMNRFDRHLSMAKRTRSWALEHGFELFSEDPYHSNTLTCIENTLDIDVAGLSSELVNRGYRISNGYGQLKGKTFRIAHMADTSMNELDELLATIDDILET is encoded by the coding sequence ATGAAAAACGTACCGAGCTTATTTATCCCCGGCCCAGTAAATGTTCGGCCGGAAATTTTTGAAGCGATGTCGCAACCGATGATTGGACACCGGGCCCCGGAATTCAGCGATCTGTACCGGGATGTGGTCGAAGGTATCCAGTCTGTGCTGCAAACCGAAAACAGGATTTATCTGAGTACTAGTACTGCCACAGGACTGATGGAATCGGCGGTGCGAAATACGGTTAAAAAACGGTGTCTCAACCTGGTTTGTGGTGCTTTCAGCTTGCGGTGGCACCAAATCACTGATGCGTGCGGTCTTGAATCCGATTCCGTTGGTGTAGACTGGGGGAACGCCGTAAAACCGGACGATGTGAAAATGGCTCTGGATGAAGCTGACTACGACGTTGTAACAGTAGTGCACAACGAGACGTCCACGGGGGTAATGAATCCGTTAAAATCCATTGTGGAAACCATCAGGGAAAACTCTGATGCTCTGATCCTTGTGGATGCGGTGAGTTCTATGAGCGGCGTGAATATACCGGTGGAGGACTGGGGAATCGATATCGTGCTTGCCAGCGTGCAGAAAGCGTGGGGACTGCCTCCCGGTTTCGCAATAATGAGCGTGTCAGATCGGGCGCTGGAGCGATCCAAAAGTCAGCCCAACAAGGGCTACTATTTTGATTTCGAAGTGTTCGAAAAATACCATCAGCGAGCACAGACACCCTCGACGGCCTCGATCCCGCACCTGTATGGTCTGCAGAGGCAGCTGGAACTCATCAGCGACGAGGGATTAATGAACCGTTTCGATCGACACCTTTCGATGGCAAAACGCACCCGGTCGTGGGCTTTGGAGCACGGATTCGAGCTCTTTTCGGAGGATCCGTATCACTCCAATACCCTGACCTGCATCGAGAATACACTGGATATTGATGTCGCGGGGCTCTCCAGTGAACTGGTCAATCGTGGCTACCGGATTTCCAACGGGTACGGTCAGCTAAAGGGTAAAACATTCCG